A genomic segment from Terriglobia bacterium encodes:
- a CDS encoding response regulator transcription factor, with protein sequence MLQRATKSLRILVVDDSPTFLRTLCSFFEGDPNTKVVGTAQGAHEAFATIAELQPDLVLMDLQMPGMSGLEATEVLRGRFPAIPVVMLTAHDMPGLRQACKKSGAYEFATKGRLSIELPAILRRLRASLEN encoded by the coding sequence ATGCTGCAACGTGCTACGAAATCTCTTCGAATCCTGGTGGTGGATGACTCTCCAACCTTCCTCAGGACTCTTTGTTCATTCTTTGAAGGCGATCCCAATACCAAAGTAGTGGGAACCGCCCAGGGAGCCCACGAGGCCTTTGCCACCATAGCAGAGCTGCAGCCCGACCTGGTGCTCATGGACCTGCAGATGCCGGGAATGAGTGGATTGGAAGCCACCGAAGTGCTGCGCGGGCGTTTTCCCGCAATTCCCGTGGTTATGCTGACCGCCCACGACATGCCCGGTTTGCGCCAAGCTTGCAAGAAAAGCGGCGCGTATGAATTTGCCACCAAGGGCCGGCTCAGTATTGAACTGCCTGCCATTCTCAGGCGATTGCGTGCGTCTCTGGAGAATTAA
- a CDS encoding substrate-binding domain-containing protein, translated as MAVVVDKSNATGNVSAADLAKILQANIRKWPDGRNITLVLRQSSSPDLQFVLQRLWKMTADEVRSYLAAHKSSFVTVDSDDAVLKLVESTPGAMGLVDVYSISSKVNVLKVDGKLPLEPGYLLH; from the coding sequence ATGGCGGTAGTGGTGGACAAATCCAATGCAACGGGTAACGTCTCCGCCGCTGACCTGGCAAAGATACTCCAGGCCAACATCAGGAAATGGCCGGACGGCAGAAACATCACGCTGGTCCTGAGGCAAAGTTCCTCGCCTGATCTGCAGTTCGTCCTGCAGCGGTTGTGGAAGATGACCGCGGACGAGGTGCGCTCGTACCTGGCCGCCCACAAAAGCTCTTTTGTGACGGTTGATTCCGACGATGCCGTACTCAAGCTGGTGGAATCCACTCCGGGCGCGATGGGCCTGGTTGACGTGTACTCCATCTCCAGCAAGGTGAACGTCTTGAAAGTGGACGGGAAGCTACCCCTGGAACCAGGCTACCTGCTGCATTGA
- a CDS encoding helix-turn-helix transcriptional regulator, producing MQERRVRKILQTIAAEPPRNIFDLAQEFNLSPSHLQHVFKQQTGTCLGHVLTEQRLQRAAQLLAESNLSVKEIAHLSGYEHTSSFIRAFERRFLQAPRRYRQSR from the coding sequence GTGCAAGAACGGCGCGTCCGCAAAATCCTGCAGACCATAGCGGCTGAACCTCCCCGCAACATCTTTGATCTGGCGCAGGAATTCAATCTGAGTCCGTCGCACCTTCAGCATGTTTTCAAGCAGCAGACAGGAACTTGCCTCGGACATGTGCTCACCGAACAGCGGCTGCAAAGGGCCGCGCAACTTCTCGCCGAGAGCAACTTGAGCGTCAAGGAAATTGCCCACCTGTCGGGCTATGAACACACGTCGAGTTTTATTCGCGCGTTTGAGCGCCGCTTCCTGCAGGCGCCGCGCCGCTACCGCCAATCCAGGTGA
- a CDS encoding DUF433 domain-containing protein has product MASNIIVRDPGVLSGEPVFRGTRVPFKSLTDYLEHGRTLDEFLEDFPSVTRTSAIAALEEARFSLAATLK; this is encoded by the coding sequence ATGGCTTCCAACATCATCGTCCGCGATCCCGGTGTTCTGAGTGGGGAGCCTGTTTTCCGCGGAACCCGCGTTCCTTTCAAGTCACTTACCGACTACTTAGAACATGGGCGGACGTTAGACGAGTTCCTGGAGGACTTTCCCAGCGTGACCCGCACGTCTGCGATTGCTGCCCTTGAAGAAGCCAGATTCAGCCTGGCTGCAACCCTGAAATGA
- a CDS encoding PAS domain S-box protein: MGRTRMAMWPAVSRLALAVLCIGVAGTLISWRFASANEHVHIQKVTRLAASAVAADLSSDMEAWMMGQIRLAKMWEIGEPTYAEWTAFANLYLEHHPGCIAIEWLDPKYEERWVSVAPGEKSPRVNNGVREALLKAVILSKKETVSPLLTSPAGRKQWLTVVPIYQRGQFRGFVLGYFDAQRSLDTMFVDIQGLNFSVAIEANGEEAYRLDGYNPENKHDWTQAIDVALPGPTWRLRVWANPEAMREIRSNFPLATFVSGLGASLLLMVIAQIVDKLRLEVAERRRVEQSLRTSQARFAGILEISAEAVVSADVNQRITLYNQSAEKIFGYTAEEALGQSMDILIPERFRAMHHKHVAQFAESAKQSLLMSKRRQVYGVRKDGTEFPMAASVSRLDVAGDRTFTIICSDVTQEVRAAEELRRAHDELELRVRERTADLQESNQSLQSEILERKHAEEEVQELSRRMMRVQEEERRNLARELHDGATQNLVALNLNMARMQEASAAVPAIQTAIEESQRLVDDCTNELRTISYLLHPPLLEELGLSRTLRGYVEGFSRRSGIAVTLTTQGELDQLGFDVELAVFRIVQEALSNVHRHSHSATATILLSRQDSMLNLEIADQGRGLPPGKANAGVGIAAMRERMRLLKGRLEIKTGRGGTTILATLPLAAAQGPSSGAVA, from the coding sequence ATGGGCCGTACGCGCATGGCCATGTGGCCGGCGGTGTCGCGGTTGGCATTGGCGGTTTTGTGCATCGGTGTCGCCGGGACCCTCATTTCCTGGCGTTTCGCCAGCGCCAACGAACATGTTCACATCCAGAAAGTGACGCGGCTGGCCGCTTCCGCCGTGGCGGCTGATCTCAGTTCCGACATGGAAGCGTGGATGATGGGGCAGATCCGGCTGGCCAAGATGTGGGAGATCGGCGAACCGACGTATGCGGAATGGACGGCGTTTGCCAATTTGTATCTGGAACATCATCCCGGCTGCATCGCCATTGAATGGCTTGATCCCAAGTATGAGGAACGCTGGGTGTCCGTGGCTCCAGGCGAGAAATCACCGCGCGTGAACAACGGGGTACGCGAGGCCCTGTTGAAGGCCGTGATCCTTTCAAAAAAAGAGACAGTGTCACCGCTTCTGACGTCGCCGGCCGGCCGGAAGCAATGGCTCACGGTTGTGCCCATTTATCAACGAGGACAGTTTCGCGGATTCGTTCTTGGCTACTTTGACGCGCAACGTTCCCTGGACACCATGTTTGTAGATATCCAAGGCCTGAATTTCTCTGTGGCGATCGAGGCCAATGGCGAGGAGGCTTACCGGCTGGACGGCTACAATCCGGAAAACAAACATGATTGGACGCAGGCTATTGACGTCGCGCTTCCCGGGCCAACGTGGCGGCTGAGAGTCTGGGCCAACCCGGAGGCCATGCGCGAAATTCGCTCCAATTTTCCGTTGGCGACGTTCGTTTCCGGCCTCGGCGCCAGCCTGCTGCTGATGGTGATCGCGCAGATCGTAGATAAACTGAGATTAGAAGTTGCCGAGCGGCGGCGCGTTGAACAATCCTTGCGCACCTCGCAAGCGCGTTTCGCCGGCATCCTGGAGATCTCCGCGGAAGCGGTAGTTTCAGCAGATGTGAACCAGCGCATCACCCTTTACAACCAGTCAGCGGAGAAGATTTTCGGGTACACCGCGGAAGAGGCCTTGGGGCAATCCATGGACATCCTGATTCCCGAACGCTTTCGCGCCATGCATCACAAACACGTGGCCCAGTTCGCGGAATCGGCGAAGCAAAGTCTGTTGATGTCCAAGCGGCGGCAGGTCTATGGCGTGCGGAAAGATGGCACTGAGTTTCCCATGGCGGCGTCAGTTTCCCGGCTGGACGTCGCCGGCGATAGGACCTTCACCATCATTTGCAGCGATGTTACCCAGGAGGTGCGCGCGGCGGAGGAACTCCGGCGAGCACACGATGAGCTGGAACTGCGGGTCCGGGAAAGGACCGCCGATCTGCAGGAAAGCAACCAATCTCTCCAATCTGAGATTCTCGAGCGCAAACACGCGGAGGAAGAGGTGCAGGAACTTTCCCGGCGGATGATGCGGGTACAGGAAGAGGAGCGCCGGAACCTGGCGCGTGAGCTGCATGATGGAGCCACCCAAAACCTGGTTGCTCTGAACTTGAATATGGCGCGCATGCAAGAGGCCAGCGCCGCCGTGCCGGCCATACAGACCGCCATTGAGGAATCACAGCGGTTGGTTGACGATTGCACCAATGAGCTGCGCACCATCTCTTATCTGCTTCACCCCCCGCTGCTGGAAGAACTCGGCCTGAGCCGGACTTTGCGCGGTTACGTGGAAGGCTTCAGCCGGCGCAGCGGCATTGCGGTTACTTTGACCACCCAGGGAGAGCTGGACCAATTGGGATTTGACGTGGAATTAGCCGTATTCCGCATTGTGCAGGAGGCCCTCTCTAACGTTCATCGCCACTCACACAGCGCCACGGCAACCATCCTGCTTTCCCGCCAGGACTCGATGCTCAATTTGGAAATTGCCGACCAGGGCCGGGGCCTTCCGCCCGGAAAAGCCAACGCCGGAGTTGGCATTGCCGCGATGCGCGAGCGAATGCGCCTGTTGAAGGGACGATTAGAGATCAAGACGGGCCGCGGAGGCACCACCATCCTTGCCACTTTGCCGCTGGCTGCCGCCCAAGGGCCTTCTTCAGGCGCGGTTGCCTAA
- a CDS encoding TlpA family protein disulfide reductase, translating into MNEPSGKQVLLSSFKGKVVMIEFFFLRSQKCLNLAQSMNKLNAELGARGFQPIAVAFPAPQSDVNGPLVGYLAETYKLNYPVGYTDKNSVDQYLNRGPSEVLRIPQVIIIDRAGMIRAQSGGYDGNLRLEDESYLRTLLDGLLKESVPAAAIKK; encoded by the coding sequence ATGAATGAGCCCTCGGGCAAACAGGTCCTGCTTTCCAGCTTCAAGGGCAAAGTGGTGATGATCGAATTTTTTTTCCTGAGATCTCAGAAATGTCTCAATCTGGCCCAGAGCATGAATAAGCTCAACGCCGAGTTAGGAGCACGCGGCTTCCAGCCGATCGCAGTGGCGTTTCCCGCTCCCCAGTCCGACGTCAACGGCCCGCTGGTGGGCTATTTGGCGGAGACTTACAAGCTCAACTATCCGGTGGGCTATACCGATAAGAACAGTGTGGATCAGTATCTCAATCGCGGGCCAAGCGAAGTTTTGAGGATTCCCCAGGTGATCATCATAGACCGCGCCGGCATGATTCGCGCTCAGAGCGGAGGCTATGATGGAAACTTAAGGCTGGAAGACGAATCCTATCTGCGCACGCTGCTCGACGGTCTGCTTAAGGAGAGCGTACCTGCCGCCGCCATTAAGAAGTAA
- a CDS encoding SCO family protein, protein MPDISRRKFLSLTAVAPLAAGMVGGAALGSGPPDSSPALTSSERARRRIQQQHLPNLPLLNHEGKQVLFYDDLIKNKAVTLNFFYAHCDEICPLVSANLAKVQKLLGNQVGRDIHMYSFTLTPEIDTVEVIREYRRKYGAGPGWSFFTGKPEDIEKLRRAIGFSYPEPAIDKDKTQHIGNIRYGNEPLMLWSACPGMGNAKWIAETFEWMVHPEQSRVQPS, encoded by the coding sequence ATGCCTGACATTTCAAGACGAAAGTTCCTGAGCTTAACGGCAGTCGCGCCTCTGGCGGCCGGGATGGTGGGTGGCGCAGCGCTCGGCTCAGGCCCGCCCGATTCTTCGCCGGCGCTGACCTCGTCAGAGCGGGCGCGCCGCAGGATCCAGCAACAGCACTTGCCCAACCTTCCTCTGCTCAACCATGAAGGCAAGCAGGTTCTTTTCTACGACGACTTGATCAAGAACAAGGCGGTTACGCTCAACTTCTTTTATGCCCATTGCGACGAGATTTGTCCGCTGGTAAGCGCCAATCTGGCCAAAGTGCAGAAGCTGCTCGGCAACCAGGTCGGCCGCGACATCCACATGTATTCCTTCACCTTGACTCCGGAAATAGACACGGTTGAAGTGATCAGGGAATACCGGCGAAAGTATGGCGCCGGGCCAGGCTGGAGCTTCTTTACTGGCAAACCCGAGGACATAGAGAAGCTCCGCAGAGCGATCGGCTTTTCTTATCCCGAACCGGCCATCGACAAGGACAAAACCCAGCACATCGGCAACATTCGCTACGGCAATGAACCGCTGATGCTGTGGTCGGCTTGTCCCGGGATGGGCAATGCGAAATGGATCGCCGAAACCTTCGAGTGGATGGTCCACCCTGAGCAAAGCCGGGTGCAACCATCCTGA
- a CDS encoding carbohydrate ABC transporter substrate-binding protein: MTRNTGANASRRDFLKLAAGAAAFGPFFSFPERALASQKTLKIAKWAHFLPEFDQWFVNVLAKDWGRQNDTNVIVDILPVEQIRDRAFAEVKAGNGHDLFIFPWPPAEFCHHVIDHGEIYQAVASRVGAIQQLAHRSTFNFQTKKYFGFADFWVPSPVHFFQDYWGQIGMPAGPVHYGGLLGGGKQIRDQFGVPCGLAFSPTLEGNVTLHTILYAFRAWILDGYGGVVFNKNVFATVAVKYIQSLYQQTGTPEQLSWGSTDNVRAMLARKTSCSINGISLLRTGEKESADTAKRIRLQPPLIGRNGMGITALPHVTNCSAVWNFAQNQEGAKKFAGDLVDSSRTGYDQSKGCNLPIYPKTVPDFIVRIEKDPAADPPYKYAPLQDALHWTPNLGVPAMANPAFMEIFNSSVIPRMVGKLLKGEQSAEDAAAAGAAEMQRIVDKWKQVS, translated from the coding sequence ATGACCAGGAACACAGGCGCTAACGCCTCTCGTCGAGATTTCCTGAAGTTGGCGGCTGGGGCAGCCGCTTTCGGTCCCTTCTTCAGTTTCCCGGAGCGTGCTCTCGCCAGCCAGAAGACGCTCAAGATCGCCAAATGGGCCCACTTCCTGCCTGAGTTCGATCAGTGGTTTGTGAACGTGCTGGCCAAAGACTGGGGCAGGCAGAACGATACCAACGTCATCGTTGACATTCTTCCCGTGGAACAGATTCGTGACCGCGCCTTCGCCGAGGTCAAGGCCGGTAATGGACACGACCTGTTCATCTTTCCCTGGCCGCCTGCGGAATTTTGCCACCACGTGATTGATCACGGCGAAATCTACCAGGCAGTGGCATCCCGGGTCGGCGCCATCCAGCAGCTCGCGCATCGATCAACATTCAATTTCCAAACCAAGAAGTATTTCGGTTTCGCCGATTTTTGGGTCCCCTCTCCCGTGCACTTCTTTCAGGACTACTGGGGCCAGATTGGCATGCCCGCCGGCCCGGTGCATTACGGCGGGCTGCTTGGTGGAGGGAAACAAATACGTGACCAGTTCGGCGTGCCCTGCGGGCTGGCCTTCTCTCCGACGCTGGAAGGCAACGTCACGCTGCACACCATTCTTTACGCCTTCCGCGCCTGGATATTGGATGGATACGGAGGCGTAGTCTTTAACAAGAACGTCTTTGCAACGGTCGCGGTCAAGTACATCCAATCTCTGTATCAGCAGACAGGAACTCCTGAGCAGCTCAGTTGGGGTTCAACCGACAACGTGCGCGCCATGCTCGCCCGCAAGACTTCCTGCAGTATCAATGGCATTAGTCTTTTACGCACCGGGGAGAAAGAGAGTGCGGACACCGCTAAAAGAATAAGGCTGCAGCCTCCTCTAATCGGCAGGAACGGGATGGGAATTACTGCGTTGCCCCATGTTACCAATTGCTCGGCGGTTTGGAACTTTGCCCAGAACCAGGAAGGAGCCAAAAAGTTCGCGGGCGACCTGGTTGACAGTTCCCGGACCGGTTATGACCAATCCAAAGGGTGCAATCTTCCCATCTATCCCAAAACGGTCCCTGACTTCATCGTGCGCATCGAGAAAGATCCTGCCGCCGATCCTCCATACAAGTACGCGCCTTTGCAGGATGCGCTGCACTGGACGCCGAATCTGGGCGTGCCGGCAATGGCCAACCCGGCGTTCATGGAGATTTTCAACAGTTCTGTCATCCCCAGAATGGTGGGCAAGCTCCTTAAAGGTGAACAGAGCGCGGAAGATGCCGCGGCCGCCGGCGCGGCAGAAATGCAGCGCATCGTCGACAAATGGAAGCAGGTGAGCTGA
- a CDS encoding multicopper oxidase domain-containing protein, which produces MYYNVFGEKVSKRRFKEMCDAAKNRRELIAAGLTSRRDLLRMGLLTAGGMLVAKSGLSARAQISPQSPTTGLPGSNVKTNQPPSSASTNSPGTNQNCVPGNQTASPKTRAFIQPLPIIPLARTVASLSPTPTENPNTAAGEVRAAPFQAPLIDSTRFPVVPATLYQFHQRQFTTSFSPDLPNQTIWGFDDGTGTRSPGPTYKAFYGRPQLTRNINSLPSITQSNNTGFGMASVSTHLHNGHTPSESDGNPCDFYPAGHFCDQYYPNVLAGFNSTNAPNGDINESLSTLWYHDHRIDFTSQNTYKGLAGFYCLFNQSDTGDETTGFHLPSFPQFDIPLMFNDKVFDPQTGELVFDLFNLDGILGDKFLVNGVIQPFLQVSPRRYRFRLLDTGPSRFYEFFLTGNIGGTGSPTTNPFFLIGTDGNLIPAPVQVQSVRIGPAERVDVIIDFTNLAGQTLYLENRLSQINGQGPVAVDSQLFAQNEPVNTECTTVLANTIPAVKPAGAGDLILQFQVTGPVVADHSLPPSQQTFYSLPSTTPAPRIVRTFKFDRLNGQWSINGQFMDCNTFRFTVQQNSVEHWLLTNLTGDWTHPVHIHLEEHQILNRNRSAPTVPADRGRKDVTQLHPNERVELFFRFRDWLGKYPIHCHNVVHEDHAMMALWHVEPTGDNVQVP; this is translated from the coding sequence ATGTACTACAACGTCTTCGGAGAAAAGGTCTCCAAGCGTCGCTTTAAAGAGATGTGCGACGCTGCCAAGAACCGGCGCGAACTCATTGCCGCCGGGCTCACCAGCCGGCGCGACCTCTTGAGAATGGGGCTGCTGACCGCGGGCGGTATGTTGGTAGCCAAGAGCGGCTTGAGCGCCAGGGCTCAGATCAGCCCCCAGAGTCCTACAACAGGCCTGCCCGGCTCGAACGTTAAAACCAACCAACCTCCGAGTTCAGCGTCCACCAACAGCCCCGGCACAAACCAGAATTGCGTGCCCGGTAACCAGACGGCCAGTCCCAAGACCAGGGCATTTATCCAGCCGCTGCCGATCATACCGCTTGCGAGAACGGTCGCATCCCTGAGTCCCACGCCGACCGAGAATCCGAACACGGCTGCTGGAGAAGTTCGCGCCGCTCCCTTCCAGGCGCCACTGATCGATTCTACGCGGTTCCCGGTGGTGCCCGCCACGCTGTATCAGTTTCACCAGAGGCAGTTCACTACCAGTTTTTCTCCCGACCTGCCCAACCAGACCATTTGGGGCTTCGACGATGGTACCGGTACGCGCAGCCCTGGACCTACATACAAAGCCTTCTACGGCAGGCCGCAGCTGACGCGCAACATCAATTCGCTGCCCTCGATTACGCAGAGCAACAACACCGGGTTCGGCATGGCGTCAGTGAGTACCCATTTGCATAATGGCCACACACCTTCAGAGAGCGACGGCAACCCGTGCGACTTCTATCCCGCCGGACACTTCTGCGACCAGTATTACCCAAATGTGCTGGCCGGCTTCAATTCCACCAACGCGCCCAACGGCGATATCAACGAGTCATTGAGCACGCTGTGGTACCACGATCACCGCATCGACTTCACTTCGCAGAATACGTACAAAGGTCTGGCCGGCTTCTATTGCCTGTTCAACCAGTCTGACACTGGCGACGAAACCACAGGCTTCCATCTCCCCAGCTTCCCGCAGTTCGACATCCCGCTGATGTTCAACGACAAGGTGTTCGATCCGCAGACCGGCGAGTTGGTGTTCGATCTGTTCAACCTGGACGGCATTCTAGGCGACAAGTTCCTGGTGAACGGCGTGATCCAACCCTTCCTCCAGGTCTCGCCCCGTCGCTACCGCTTCCGCTTGTTGGATACCGGTCCGTCGCGCTTCTACGAGTTCTTCCTCACAGGTAACATCGGCGGAACGGGTTCGCCCACAACCAACCCATTCTTCCTGATCGGCACAGACGGTAACCTCATTCCTGCCCCTGTCCAGGTTCAAAGCGTGCGCATTGGCCCCGCCGAGCGTGTGGACGTCATCATTGACTTCACCAACTTGGCCGGCCAGACGCTCTACCTGGAGAACCGCCTGAGTCAGATCAACGGCCAGGGTCCGGTGGCGGTGGACAGCCAGCTCTTTGCCCAAAACGAGCCGGTCAACACCGAATGCACCACGGTTCTCGCCAATACTATCCCCGCAGTGAAGCCAGCCGGCGCAGGCGACCTGATTTTGCAGTTCCAGGTGACCGGCCCGGTGGTAGCAGACCACAGCCTGCCTCCGAGCCAGCAGACGTTCTACTCCCTGCCGAGCACTACGCCTGCACCCAGGATCGTGCGTACTTTCAAGTTTGACCGCCTGAACGGCCAGTGGTCCATCAATGGGCAGTTCATGGACTGCAATACGTTCCGCTTCACGGTGCAACAGAACAGCGTGGAACATTGGCTCCTGACCAACCTCACCGGCGATTGGACGCACCCCGTCCACATTCACCTGGAAGAGCACCAGATCCTGAACCGCAACCGGTCCGCGCCAACCGTCCCTGCCGACCGGGGACGGAAAGACGTGACCCAGTTGCATCCCAACGAGCGTGTGGAGCTGTTCTTCCGCTTCCGCGATTGGCTGGGCAAGTACCCCATCCACTGCCATAACGTGGTCCACGAGGACCACGCCATGATGGCCCTCTGGCACGTAGAGCCGACCGGCGACAACGTGCAGGTGCCATAA